From one Lolium rigidum isolate FL_2022 chromosome 4, APGP_CSIRO_Lrig_0.1, whole genome shotgun sequence genomic stretch:
- the LOC124707211 gene encoding late embryogenesis abundant protein 19-like, with protein MASNQEQASYRVGEAKGHTQEKTGQVMGAAKDKACEAKDRAAGLAGNASGKGQGATDAARQKAGEAKDKTSETAQAAKDKAAGTAQAAKDKTVESKDNTGSFLGEKTEAAKQKASETAQYAQERSSDAAQYAKESAVAGKDKTGGVLQQATETVMGAVVGAKDAVVNTLSMGGDNTTGKDTSSTTGKITGRNH; from the exons ATGGCCTCCAACCAGGAGCAGGCGAGCTACCGCGTCGGGGAGGCCAAGGGCCACACCCAG GAGAAGACGGGGCAGGTGATGGGCGCGGCCAAGGACAAGGCGTGCGAGGCCAAGGACCGGGCGGCGGGCCTGGCGGGGAACGCGTCCGGCAAGGGGCAGGGCGCCACTGACGCCGCCAGGCAGAAGGCCGGCGAGGCCAAGGACAAGACGTCCGAGACGGCGCAGGCTGCAAAAGACAAGGCGGCTGGCACGGCGCAGGCCGCCAAGGACAAGACCGTCGAGAGCAAGGACAACACCGGCAGCTTCCTTGGCGAGAAGACGGAGGCGGCCAAGCAGAAGGCGTCTGAGACGGCGCAGTACGCGCAGGAGAGGTCCTCCGACGCGGCGCAGTACGCCAAGGAGTCCGCCGTCGCCGGCAAGGACAAGACCGGCGGCGTGCTGCAGCAGGCCACTGAGACGGTGATGGGCGCGGTGGTGGGCGCCAAGGACGCGGTGGTGAACACGCTGAGCATGGGCGGCGACAACACCACTGGCAAGGACACCAGCAGCACCACCGGCAAGATAACCGGCAGGAATCACTAG